The stretch of DNA TTGCAAACCTGAAACCTacaattttcaattttcagaGGATGGTACATGAGGATGAGGGGCCGCAGCAGCCGGATTTCCGGTCGGAGCGATTCGACCGGTGACCTCCGCTTCCATGACCATCCATCATATTCTGCCTTCTCCTGCATATAAATATCAATCATTCAGCTCAAATTCATCTGATGAATGCAGTGCAAAGATTGCAATGCTCAGGTTCAGTTTCAAAGAGATGAATCGAGCAATTGAAACGAcaggaaggggaaaaaaaagaagggggGATTTGGCGAACTTTGCCATCATGAGCTTGACGAACTCGTTGTAGTCGAtctggccgtcgccgtcgccgtcggcctcgTGGAGCATCTcggcgagctcgtcgtcggAGATGCGGTCGCCGAGGTTGGTCATGACGTggcggagctcgtcggcggTGATGAAGCCGTTCTGGTCCTTGTCGAAGACGCGGAAGGCGTCGCGGATGTCGTCCTCGGCCTCGGTGTCGCGGAGCTTGCGCGCGAGGAGGCTCAGGAACTCGTCGAAGTCGATGCTCCCGCTCCCGTCGGCGTCCACCTCCGCCACCATCTCCTGCAGCTCCGCCT from Oryza brachyantha chromosome 12, ObraRS2, whole genome shotgun sequence encodes:
- the LOC102717851 gene encoding putative calmodulin-like protein 2 isoform X2, producing MEQLSKEQIAEFREAFSLFDKDGDGTITSKELGTVMGSLGQQPTEAELQEMVAEVDADGSGSIDFDEFLSLLARKLRDTEAEDDIRDAFRVFDKDQNGFITADELRHVMTNLGDRISDDELAEMLHEADGDGDGQIDYNEFVKLMMAKRRQNMMDGHGSGGHRSNRSDRKSGCCGPSSSCTIL
- the LOC102717851 gene encoding calmodulin-A isoform X1; the encoded protein is MEQLSKEQIAEFREAFSLFDKDGDGTITSKELGTVMGSLGQQPTEAELQEMVAEVDADGSGSIDFDEFLSLLARKLRDTEAEDDIRDAFRVFDKDQNGFITADELRHVMTNLGDRISDDELAEMLHEADGDGDGQIDYNEFVKLMMAKFAKSPLLFFPLPVVSIARFISLKLNLSIAIFALHSSDEFELND